Proteins from a single region of Desulfovibrio sp. Huiquan2017:
- a CDS encoding ParB/Srx family N-terminal domain-containing protein — MIDYSNWELRKLSVDALQLDRENPRLPEEMLQQSQSAIIHFLVDEFKVLEIAKSIAQNGFFINETPIVAKVGKKFVVVEGNRRITALKLLRNPALAPPRKKYSYIRLAEDIDVSQWEKLSVYIAPSKDEVAPILIARHGSEMTSPWQRIMKMRFLAGEVLRGVNHEEIADRYSVKIAEVRTAAITILLREMIRGADIPDTVKDAYLHEKFQTSTLSRIFEAKRFQELAGLQLVGSKLTYTIPQDEFLKVILHLCKLIVDGKLTARTHKDVDQRAKFIEDVFIKFSSGKSGEYEFEAPPTEDGGEKKETRKPRPRRKKERLVPDTMSFNTGMGKLNELLSEGHKMSVGSYPHASGMLLRSILDLSVQRLYEINGKLDETKNEDGRTKGLSKRINFLVSNHADWFPDRSTCVKFKRFTAKDSESFVHIETLNDYVHGDYGKPTKDDLRNFWGHVEQIIDLLLQD; from the coding sequence ATGATAGATTACTCGAATTGGGAATTGAGAAAGTTGTCAGTAGATGCTCTGCAATTGGACCGAGAAAACCCGCGCCTGCCCGAGGAAATGCTTCAGCAAAGTCAGTCAGCAATAATTCATTTCCTAGTTGACGAGTTTAAGGTGCTTGAAATCGCAAAAAGCATCGCCCAAAACGGCTTCTTCATCAATGAAACACCAATTGTGGCAAAAGTTGGCAAGAAGTTTGTTGTTGTGGAGGGCAATCGGCGTATCACAGCCCTAAAACTTCTCAGGAATCCTGCCCTCGCTCCTCCGCGCAAGAAGTATTCATATATCCGCCTTGCAGAAGATATTGATGTCTCTCAATGGGAAAAGCTGAGTGTCTACATTGCGCCAAGCAAGGATGAAGTCGCACCTATTCTTATTGCAAGACACGGATCAGAGATGACCTCGCCGTGGCAACGCATTATGAAAATGCGTTTCTTGGCAGGTGAAGTCCTTCGAGGGGTCAATCATGAAGAGATCGCTGACCGGTATTCGGTAAAAATCGCTGAAGTCCGCACAGCGGCTATTACAATCCTTTTGAGGGAGATGATCCGAGGAGCTGACATCCCTGATACTGTGAAGGACGCTTATCTTCACGAAAAATTCCAAACATCTACCCTCTCCAGAATTTTTGAAGCTAAGCGTTTCCAAGAGCTCGCTGGATTGCAGCTTGTTGGTTCAAAGCTTACGTACACAATTCCTCAAGATGAATTTTTGAAGGTCATTCTGCATTTATGCAAGCTAATCGTGGACGGTAAGCTTACAGCTAGGACGCATAAAGATGTGGATCAACGTGCCAAATTCATTGAAGATGTTTTCATCAAGTTTTCAAGTGGCAAATCAGGAGAGTACGAGTTTGAAGCACCGCCAACTGAAGATGGGGGCGAGAAAAAGGAAACGCGAAAACCAAGACCTCGTCGGAAGAAGGAGCGCCTTGTCCCTGACACTATGTCTTTCAACACTGGGATGGGGAAGCTGAACGAGTTGCTTTCGGAAGGCCATAAAATGTCTGTCGGGTCCTATCCGCACGCAAGCGGGATGTTGTTGAGGTCGATCCTCGACCTTTCCGTCCAGCGTCTTTACGAGATCAATGGGAAGCTTGACGAAACCAAGAATGAAGATGGCAGGACCAAAGGTCTATCTAAGCGGATTAACTTCTTAGTCTCGAATCATGCAGATTGGTTCCCTGATCGTTCTACCTGCGTTAAGTTCAAACGATTTACAGCGAAAGACAGTGAGTCGTTTGTGCATATTGAAACCTTAAACGATTACGTCCATGGCGACTATGGAAAGCCCACAAAGGACGACCTCCGAAACTTCTGGGGGCACGTCGAACAGATCATTGATCTACTTCTACAAGATTAA
- a CDS encoding YcaO-like family protein — protein sequence MRYKLQMMNTDFGVGMFAALPDTNLSHNEMMDHLRAHPFDDYMHEFVLQGFKEFRPRKLEKMISEVMRDRGESDPVATAVMYEACICHQRLNRLLPLFDGVDPEKLLAFTPAIHIRSRMLEDQPLHREWARIFGRNIFTLAPLPAPADAPAPPFSAEEPTGPEPVSAATVRADLDGELPPPLARRPLTETIETALPALGKADAFMGPPMDHKASLSPYARLRHWSVKTRTTNGNLSNSLNGLQTCYGRGLTKERADASYAMEMVERFSSYASFGPKGVLGYAREYPLTFAAYDELDVPAMNPADIRLEVPYAGQKLHWMEGHAADGSPILIPAQFVFLFCNLDEPSLFSALGSTGLASGNTLFEAKEAALTEVIERDSDATQLFDPRRCFRVESDDPEIGPLLEKYREDGIHVWFMDMTTELGVPCYKSVVLGKHGDVNKGGGCSLNGRSALVSAMTETAYPYPGPASGPVPEGLPVRRLEDLPDLSTGSAEGDVIVLERTLAANGYRAAYADLTRRDLNIPVIRALVPGLEIISDFDQYSRISPRLYRNYLRAKA from the coding sequence ATGCGCTACAAACTGCAAATGATGAATACGGATTTCGGGGTGGGCATGTTCGCCGCCCTGCCGGACACGAACCTGAGCCACAACGAAATGATGGACCATCTCCGGGCGCACCCCTTCGACGACTACATGCATGAGTTCGTACTCCAGGGGTTCAAGGAATTTCGCCCGCGCAAGCTGGAAAAAATGATCTCGGAAGTCATGCGCGATCGGGGCGAATCCGACCCGGTGGCCACTGCGGTCATGTATGAGGCGTGCATCTGCCATCAACGGCTGAACCGGCTCCTGCCCCTGTTCGACGGCGTCGATCCCGAGAAACTGCTCGCTTTCACCCCGGCCATCCATATCCGCTCGCGCATGCTTGAGGACCAACCCCTGCACCGGGAATGGGCCCGCATCTTCGGCCGCAACATCTTCACCCTGGCGCCCCTACCCGCCCCGGCGGACGCGCCCGCACCACCCTTTTCCGCAGAGGAGCCGACCGGCCCCGAACCGGTGAGCGCCGCGACCGTACGCGCAGACCTGGACGGCGAACTGCCTCCGCCGCTGGCGCGCCGACCGCTCACGGAGACCATTGAAACCGCCCTGCCCGCCCTGGGCAAGGCCGATGCCTTCATGGGCCCGCCCATGGATCACAAGGCCTCCCTGTCGCCCTACGCCCGGCTACGTCACTGGTCGGTCAAGACGCGCACGACCAACGGCAACCTGTCCAATTCCCTGAACGGCCTGCAGACCTGCTACGGACGCGGCCTGACCAAAGAGCGGGCCGACGCCTCCTACGCCATGGAGATGGTCGAGCGCTTTTCCTCCTACGCCAGCTTCGGCCCCAAGGGCGTGCTCGGCTACGCCCGCGAGTACCCGCTGACCTTCGCGGCCTACGACGAGCTGGACGTCCCGGCGATGAATCCGGCGGACATCCGGCTGGAGGTGCCTTACGCTGGCCAAAAGCTGCATTGGATGGAAGGACACGCCGCGGACGGCTCACCTATCCTGATTCCGGCCCAGTTCGTCTTCCTGTTCTGCAACCTGGACGAGCCGTCCCTGTTCAGCGCGCTCGGCTCCACCGGACTGGCCTCGGGCAACACCCTGTTCGAAGCCAAGGAGGCGGCCCTGACCGAAGTCATCGAACGGGATTCGGACGCCACGCAACTTTTCGACCCCAGGCGCTGTTTCCGCGTGGAAAGCGACGACCCCGAAATCGGCCCACTGCTTGAAAAATACCGCGAGGACGGCATCCACGTCTGGTTCATGGACATGACCACCGAGTTGGGCGTGCCCTGCTACAAATCCGTGGTACTCGGCAAGCACGGCGACGTGAACAAAGGCGGCGGCTGTTCGCTGAACGGCAGGTCCGCCCTGGTCTCGGCCATGACCGAGACGGCCTATCCCTACCCCGGTCCGGCCAGCGGTCCGGTGCCGGAAGGACTGCCCGTGCGCAGGCTCGAAGACCTGCCTGACCTGTCCACCGGCAGTGCCGAAGGCGATGTGATTGTGTTGGAAAGAACGCTTGCGGCCAACGGCTACCGCGCCGCCTATGCGGACCTGACCCGCCGCGACCTGAACATCCCGGTGATCCGGGCCCTGGTCCCGGGGCTGGAGATCATCTCCGACTTCGACCAATATTCACGGATCAGCCCGAGACTGTACCGGAACTACCTCAGAGCGAAGGCGTAA
- a CDS encoding DNA adenine methylase yields the protein MGFTYSPLRYPGGKSSLAPFLTEVVKLNGVEGGTYIEPFGGGAGAALALLLKGVVQQIVINDYDPLLASFWKSLLSETQRFLEMVANVPLDIEEWHRQKAVLANQKTASRFDLGFAAFYLNRCNRSGILKAGPIGGKLQNGSYTLDARFNREGLIEKIQHIERYKDHIIVHEKDAIELLESVVPSISGPKIIYLDPPYYMKGQQLYMNAYNHEDHENLAWLLSSTCKDELWVLTYDDAPEIRGMYDAGTVLTYSLNYFAHHAKKGSELLITPPSLKLPNEVAVSYGLA from the coding sequence ATGGGTTTCACTTACAGCCCTCTGAGATATCCTGGTGGGAAATCATCCCTTGCCCCATTCCTGACAGAGGTTGTCAAGCTGAACGGAGTCGAGGGCGGAACCTATATTGAACCATTCGGAGGGGGGGCAGGGGCAGCTCTGGCGTTACTCTTGAAAGGCGTTGTTCAACAGATCGTAATTAACGATTATGATCCCCTCTTGGCGTCCTTTTGGAAGTCACTACTGAGTGAGACGCAAAGATTCCTCGAAATGGTCGCCAATGTGCCGTTGGATATTGAAGAATGGCATCGACAAAAAGCAGTTCTCGCAAATCAGAAAACAGCATCTCGGTTTGATCTAGGCTTTGCGGCCTTTTATCTCAATCGATGCAACCGGTCTGGAATTCTTAAGGCAGGCCCGATAGGAGGGAAGCTGCAAAATGGCTCGTATACCTTGGATGCTCGGTTCAACCGTGAAGGTTTGATAGAAAAAATTCAGCACATTGAAAGGTATAAGGACCATATTATTGTGCATGAAAAGGACGCAATTGAACTGCTTGAGTCCGTTGTGCCTTCGATATCTGGGCCAAAGATTATTTACCTCGACCCCCCATATTATATGAAGGGTCAGCAGTTATACATGAACGCCTATAATCATGAAGACCATGAAAACTTAGCATGGCTCCTTTCCTCTACATGCAAAGATGAACTCTGGGTATTGACCTATGATGATGCACCCGAGATACGTGGTATGTATGATGCCGGAACGGTTTTAACATACTCGCTCAACTACTTTGCCCACCATGCAAAAAAGGGGAGTGAGTTGCTCATCACTCCCCCTAGTCTCAAGCTTCCGAATGAAGTAGCGGTTAGCTATGGCTTGGCTTAA
- a CDS encoding relaxase/mobilization nuclease domain-containing protein gives MRPNVVRGSGFRGVLNYALSAKKGAVIVGGNLDGVNPRELASEFSISRQLRPECGRPVWHVSLSAAPGEHLTDQQWNKAAEILVESVGLSSASHQFVAIRHQDTEHDHIHVIASRIGLGGELWHGQHDADAAQKASDLIERQLGLVVTRNRDSSKYRPQKTIKCSKREAEMWLRKGVEIPPKFVIAAAIDEALLKSKSWEDLTAGLSLSGIELKRNARGAGYRLNYVEPTTGEECSYKASDIGKSYSYKQVARVLEENVNGQNRPNEGESSGAGRERSAQRDTGRPRPNESTTGRNFINPQDVFQSAGSGSKPKTETDPTVQSLDGHDLGAGHHWVDRGPVQQPRNESVQLGQGSAKIPNDAPGISAMGASKSLTIEEDTKMDRESLQNQVRATISEIMDQEEERIELMDFAAALREKGIEAKLHYNEKIKKIMGFGLDCEGEHFQGHEVGIPWQSIRQRIILPEPMKKLDKPIFIISSAEDDEGGLPTPTCSRQEALEAARNRAAELFEGIQMEEEEDGWALFSNEQGEVQFYEQPDGRKLYVNQDSYEAVAASLIYGNARWGEGNVMVTSKSPRFIEKCLRAADEYGIQIANREELERIINGDIQSKPSPNPKDAPKVPFAAYAETLEKLVEFEGYASLGDNEKIKADLRGKLEDMSRKGVLVEPGELKKLAEKLADQIDQIGYPEQAEAAEKYLHGIGYEPKFEDQDRHRPGMDW, from the coding sequence ATGAGACCTAACGTTGTGCGTGGATCTGGATTTCGTGGCGTACTCAATTATGCCCTTTCTGCCAAAAAAGGAGCGGTGATCGTCGGAGGCAATTTAGATGGGGTAAATCCTCGGGAATTGGCTTCTGAATTTTCAATATCGCGGCAACTTCGACCTGAATGTGGCCGTCCTGTGTGGCATGTCAGCTTAAGTGCTGCCCCGGGGGAACATCTCACAGACCAACAGTGGAACAAGGCTGCTGAGATATTGGTGGAGTCAGTAGGGCTGTCGTCTGCTAGCCACCAATTCGTCGCGATACGCCATCAGGACACAGAGCATGACCATATCCATGTAATCGCTTCCCGCATTGGGCTTGGTGGGGAGCTTTGGCACGGCCAGCATGATGCTGATGCAGCGCAAAAAGCATCAGACCTCATCGAACGTCAGCTTGGCCTGGTTGTCACCAGAAATCGCGACTCATCAAAATATCGACCACAAAAGACCATCAAATGCTCGAAACGAGAAGCTGAAATGTGGTTGCGCAAAGGGGTTGAAATTCCGCCCAAATTTGTCATTGCCGCAGCTATCGACGAGGCTTTGCTGAAATCGAAATCTTGGGAGGATTTGACCGCAGGTCTGTCTTTGAGCGGGATCGAGTTGAAGAGGAATGCCAGAGGAGCAGGCTACAGGCTCAACTATGTCGAGCCTACGACAGGCGAAGAGTGCTCTTACAAGGCCTCCGACATTGGTAAATCATATTCTTATAAGCAGGTTGCGCGGGTGCTTGAGGAGAACGTGAATGGGCAAAATAGACCAAATGAAGGAGAAAGCTCGGGCGCAGGCCGGGAAAGATCGGCTCAGCGAGATACTGGAAGGCCTCGCCCGAACGAATCGACGACAGGGAGAAACTTTATCAATCCTCAGGACGTTTTCCAGTCCGCCGGCTCAGGCTCAAAGCCCAAAACTGAAACAGATCCTACTGTGCAGTCTCTTGATGGGCATGATCTTGGCGCTGGGCACCATTGGGTGGATAGAGGTCCGGTTCAACAACCTCGCAATGAAAGCGTCCAATTGGGACAGGGTAGTGCAAAAATACCAAACGATGCCCCCGGAATCTCAGCAATGGGTGCGTCAAAATCTCTTACAATAGAGGAGGATACAAAAATGGATAGAGAGAGCTTACAAAATCAGGTTCGGGCAACAATCAGCGAAATTATGGACCAAGAAGAAGAGCGGATTGAATTGATGGATTTCGCCGCCGCTTTGAGAGAAAAGGGTATTGAAGCAAAGCTTCACTACAATGAAAAGATTAAAAAAATTATGGGTTTCGGTCTTGATTGTGAAGGTGAACACTTTCAAGGCCATGAGGTCGGTATCCCCTGGCAGTCGATTCGACAAAGGATCATTTTGCCCGAGCCCATGAAGAAGCTGGATAAACCCATATTCATTATCTCCTCCGCAGAAGACGATGAGGGAGGCCTTCCAACCCCCACATGCTCCCGTCAAGAAGCCCTTGAAGCTGCGCGGAATCGTGCCGCTGAGCTGTTTGAAGGCATTCAGATGGAAGAGGAGGAAGACGGCTGGGCCTTGTTCTCTAATGAGCAGGGAGAAGTCCAGTTCTATGAGCAGCCGGACGGAAGAAAATTATACGTAAATCAAGACAGTTATGAGGCGGTTGCGGCATCCCTCATCTATGGAAATGCTAGATGGGGTGAAGGCAATGTTATGGTGACGAGTAAGAGTCCGAGATTCATTGAGAAATGTCTTCGAGCAGCCGATGAGTATGGCATCCAAATTGCCAATAGAGAGGAGTTGGAACGGATTATCAATGGAGATATTCAATCCAAACCGTCTCCCAATCCCAAAGATGCCCCCAAGGTTCCATTTGCTGCATATGCAGAAACCTTGGAGAAGTTAGTTGAATTTGAGGGGTATGCGTCCCTCGGAGACAACGAGAAAATCAAGGCAGATCTTCGGGGGAAGCTTGAAGATATGTCCAGAAAGGGAGTCCTGGTGGAACCCGGAGAGTTGAAAAAACTGGCTGAAAAACTGGCTGATCAGATTGATCAGATTGGATATCCCGAGCAAGCTGAGGCGGCTGAAAAGTATCTTCATGGAATTGGTTATGAACCAAAATTTGAAGATCAGGATAGGCATCGTCCTGGAATGGACTGGTGA
- a CDS encoding TOBE domain-containing protein, giving the protein MQEIKPSGRMCPREFFSVSDQVSYLEPSQMRALEESFKGWRDAARRMDSVRARTRLWLLFQLVRHTGARLGEILSLDDAEAFNAAGPSVRLGREDRIRDVPLPEDFYVELADFLESPMGYGLRGEVFRVDPGYFRRVCYERGKDCGLAKDLVCPKSLRNTRAVEMLRSGVPITIVKEILGQSSLDLTANFQQFSPGDVESIVRTAHEAMRKRTSARNSFLGHVVEVITDPVMAQVVLETRSGIKISAVITMDSLRNLRLREGSPVVATVKAPLVNVLRRAGRPMGSARNRLEAEIIRITDTPVLAEVLGRLPDGSDVCALISALSARDLALEPGDGVEFWFKAMSVVLNTVQL; this is encoded by the coding sequence ATGCAGGAAATCAAGCCTTCGGGCCGGATGTGTCCACGCGAGTTTTTCAGCGTTTCGGATCAGGTCAGCTACCTGGAGCCGTCGCAGATGCGCGCATTGGAAGAATCTTTCAAGGGATGGAGGGATGCGGCTCGGCGCATGGACAGTGTCCGGGCCCGGACCCGGCTCTGGCTGCTTTTTCAACTCGTCCGGCATACAGGCGCGCGCCTGGGCGAGATCCTCTCCCTGGATGACGCCGAGGCCTTCAACGCCGCCGGTCCGTCCGTGCGGCTGGGCAGGGAGGACCGCATCCGTGATGTCCCGTTGCCCGAGGATTTCTACGTCGAGCTGGCCGATTTTCTGGAGAGCCCCATGGGATACGGTCTGCGCGGGGAGGTCTTCCGGGTGGACCCCGGTTATTTCCGGCGCGTCTGCTACGAGCGCGGCAAGGACTGCGGCCTGGCCAAGGATCTGGTCTGTCCCAAGTCCCTGCGCAATACCCGGGCCGTGGAGATGTTGCGCAGCGGCGTGCCCATTACCATCGTCAAAGAAATTCTTGGCCAGTCCTCCCTGGACCTGACCGCCAACTTCCAGCAATTTTCGCCGGGTGACGTGGAATCCATCGTGCGCACCGCCCATGAGGCCATGCGCAAGCGTACCTCGGCGCGCAACTCCTTTCTGGGTCACGTCGTCGAGGTGATCACGGATCCGGTCATGGCCCAGGTCGTCCTTGAGACCCGTTCCGGCATCAAAATCAGCGCGGTCATCACCATGGACTCCCTGCGCAACCTTAGGCTTCGCGAGGGCAGCCCGGTCGTGGCTACGGTCAAGGCCCCGCTGGTCAACGTCCTGCGCCGTGCGGGACGTCCCATGGGCAGCGCGCGCAATCGCCTGGAGGCGGAAATCATCCGGATCACCGACACGCCGGTCCTGGCCGAGGTTTTGGGCCGGTTGCCGGACGGCTCCGACGTCTGCGCCCTCATCTCCGCCCTGAGCGCCCGCGACCTGGCTCTCGAACCCGGCGACGGGGTCGAGTTCTGGTTCAAGGCCATGTCCGTGGTCCTGAACACGGTGCAGTTGTAG
- a CDS encoding helix-turn-helix domain-containing protein, whose protein sequence is MKVEDKLIGVIELANILDLSVHTVRTYCSKSPQLLPPSVKIGRSVRFRLSDVNGFLASLDAGQMPVRRGPGRPRKR, encoded by the coding sequence ATGAAAGTTGAAGACAAATTAATTGGCGTAATCGAGCTGGCCAATATCCTTGATCTGTCAGTCCATACCGTAAGGACTTATTGTTCAAAATCTCCCCAGCTTTTGCCCCCTTCGGTGAAGATAGGTCGTTCTGTCCGCTTCAGGCTTTCTGATGTGAACGGATTTCTGGCCTCTCTTGATGCCGGCCAAATGCCAGTCAGGCGCGGTCCAGGTCGGCCAAGGAAGCGGTAA
- a CDS encoding site-specific integrase, protein MASINKRGTKQWNVRIRRKGYPLQTATFEKREDAETWARDVESKMDKGAFLCTKEAERTSLHEALDRYIKEYAPSLADHQREVNRAKFLQKRKIAQMSLAKVRGMDIAAFIKEREAEGVAGNTIRLDLATFSRLFETARKDWGMEYLDNPVKKARKPKISRGRERRLQDGEEEKLLKHAPEGFRPIIQFALETAMRRGEIASLRWENVKLKESTLFLPKTKNGAARTVPLSPAALNVLKELPRDIKGSVFRLTPDEITQAMKKARAGAKLKNLRFHDLRHEAVSRLFEKTNLDIMQIQMITGHKTLQMLARYTHLRAVDLVKSLASNT, encoded by the coding sequence ATGGCGAGCATAAACAAACGCGGCACCAAGCAGTGGAATGTCCGGATCAGGCGTAAGGGCTACCCCCTCCAAACAGCCACCTTTGAAAAACGCGAAGACGCCGAGACCTGGGCTCGTGATGTCGAAAGCAAAATGGACAAGGGAGCTTTCCTCTGTACAAAGGAAGCCGAACGGACGAGCCTCCACGAGGCCCTTGATCGCTACATCAAGGAATATGCCCCTTCCCTTGCTGACCATCAGCGCGAGGTCAACCGGGCCAAGTTCCTTCAAAAGCGAAAAATCGCCCAAATGTCATTGGCCAAAGTTCGAGGGATGGACATTGCAGCCTTTATCAAGGAGCGCGAAGCCGAAGGAGTCGCCGGCAACACGATCAGACTCGACCTAGCTACCTTCTCTCGCCTCTTTGAGACAGCCCGCAAAGACTGGGGCATGGAATACCTAGACAACCCCGTCAAGAAGGCCAGAAAGCCTAAAATATCGAGGGGACGAGAACGTCGGCTCCAGGACGGTGAGGAAGAGAAGCTTCTCAAGCATGCGCCGGAGGGCTTCAGGCCTATCATCCAGTTTGCCCTTGAGACGGCCATGAGGCGCGGCGAGATCGCCAGCCTACGCTGGGAAAACGTCAAGCTCAAGGAAAGCACCTTATTTTTGCCCAAGACGAAGAATGGAGCGGCACGCACAGTGCCACTCTCTCCGGCCGCGTTAAATGTGCTGAAGGAGCTCCCAAGAGACATAAAAGGATCGGTGTTCAGGTTGACGCCTGATGAAATCACTCAGGCTATGAAGAAGGCCCGAGCTGGCGCAAAACTCAAGAACTTGAGGTTTCACGACCTCAGACATGAAGCCGTATCCAGACTATTTGAAAAAACCAACCTGGACATCATGCAGATCCAGATGATTACTGGCCACAAAACATTGCAGATGCTGGCGAGGTATACCCATTTGAGGGCTGTTGACTTGGTTAAAAGCCTAGCGAGCAACACCTAA
- a CDS encoding APC family permease, producing MVSKDNKMGLWGAVSIGVGGMVGGGIFAVLGLSVELAKGGTPVAFAVAGAVALITAASYARLSVRYAGPGGTVVFLDRIFGNSMHVGALNVLLWFSYVVMLALYAHAFGSYGAVFFPKGGGAPVLHGLISLAIVVPAVLNLASAKVVGKAETYVVVIKISILLFFLAVGVKGVEPARLATDTWVPLLPLVAGGMIIFVAYEGFELIANTGADIRNPERNLPLAFYISVGFVILLYVAIAIVVVGNLPLGNIINARDYALAEAAKPFLGQSGFTLIAVAALLSTFSAINATLYGASRLCYTIAKEGELPSQLERQMWGAPAEGLVVTTVLALILANVADLSAISTLGSAGFLSIFAVVNAANFKDEDGWGAGRVLSALGVLTCTGAFVAMVWQSVGTNPATAWVLLALFGGAGVLEVFYRTIGTKGPRKRRRQARVTPSL from the coding sequence ATGGTTTCGAAAGACAATAAAATGGGGCTGTGGGGAGCCGTGTCCATCGGAGTGGGCGGCATGGTCGGCGGCGGTATTTTCGCCGTGCTGGGATTGAGCGTGGAACTGGCCAAGGGCGGCACGCCCGTGGCCTTTGCCGTGGCCGGGGCGGTGGCCCTGATCACTGCGGCATCCTATGCCCGACTGTCCGTGCGTTATGCCGGGCCGGGCGGCACCGTGGTCTTCCTGGACCGGATTTTCGGCAATTCCATGCACGTGGGCGCGCTCAACGTCCTGCTGTGGTTTTCCTATGTGGTCATGCTGGCCCTCTACGCCCACGCCTTCGGCTCCTACGGGGCGGTCTTCTTTCCCAAGGGGGGCGGCGCACCTGTGCTCCACGGGCTCATTTCCCTGGCCATCGTCGTGCCCGCTGTCTTGAACCTGGCCAGTGCCAAGGTGGTGGGCAAGGCCGAAACCTACGTGGTGGTCATCAAAATATCCATCCTGCTTTTCTTCCTGGCCGTGGGCGTCAAGGGCGTGGAGCCCGCTCGGCTGGCCACGGATACCTGGGTGCCCTTGCTTCCCCTGGTGGCGGGAGGCATGATCATCTTTGTGGCCTATGAGGGATTCGAGCTCATCGCCAATACCGGAGCGGACATCCGCAATCCCGAGCGCAACCTGCCGCTGGCCTTCTACATTTCCGTGGGGTTCGTGATTCTGCTCTACGTGGCCATCGCCATCGTGGTGGTGGGCAACCTGCCGCTGGGCAACATCATCAACGCCCGTGATTACGCCCTGGCCGAGGCGGCCAAGCCATTCCTGGGGCAGTCCGGATTCACCCTCATCGCCGTGGCCGCGCTACTGTCCACCTTCTCCGCCATCAATGCCACTCTCTATGGCGCTTCCAGGTTGTGCTACACCATAGCCAAGGAGGGGGAACTGCCCTCCCAACTGGAGCGGCAGATGTGGGGCGCACCCGCCGAAGGGCTGGTGGTCACCACCGTGCTTGCCCTGATTCTGGCCAACGTGGCCGACCTTTCGGCCATATCCACCCTGGGCAGCGCGGGCTTCCTGTCGATCTTCGCCGTGGTCAACGCGGCCAATTTCAAGGACGAGGACGGTTGGGGCGCAGGACGTGTCCTGTCCGCCCTGGGCGTGCTGACCTGTACCGGGGCCTTCGTGGCCATGGTTTGGCAGAGCGTGGGCACCAACCCGGCCACGGCCTGGGTCTTGCTCGCGCTTTTCGGCGGGGCGGGCGTCCTGGAGGTCTTCTATCGGACCATCGGCACCAAGGGGCCGCGCAAGCGCCGCCGCCAGGCCCGGGTTACGCCTTCGCTCTGA
- the modA gene encoding molybdate ABC transporter substrate-binding protein has protein sequence MHFIRICTLMLTLLLSLPASAWADGNVVLAAGAGYKKMVNALNTAYEKKTGQTMDLIYGNMGRVTTLAKESGKVDIVLGDQQFLLVRAALPVTEKTELGRGKLVLAFAKGSKFSKIADLDDPAAGRIAMPDTSKAIYGKAAREYLTNTGRLPGIKPRLVEVATVPQVFSYLATNEVDMGFINLTHALNVKDKLGGYKVLDEKDYSPISIIAAILTSAPNKDKAQAFLDFVKTDEAQAIVRANGL, from the coding sequence ATGCATTTCATCCGAATCTGCACTTTGATGCTCACCCTGCTTCTCTCCCTTCCGGCAAGCGCCTGGGCCGACGGCAATGTGGTTCTGGCCGCCGGAGCGGGCTATAAAAAAATGGTCAACGCCCTGAACACCGCCTATGAGAAAAAGACCGGGCAGACCATGGACCTCATCTATGGCAACATGGGCCGGGTGACGACCCTGGCCAAGGAAAGCGGCAAGGTGGACATCGTTCTGGGCGACCAGCAGTTTCTTCTGGTACGCGCGGCCCTGCCCGTGACCGAAAAGACCGAGTTGGGCCGAGGCAAGCTGGTCCTGGCCTTCGCCAAAGGATCCAAATTCTCCAAAATCGCCGACCTGGACGATCCCGCAGCCGGGCGCATCGCCATGCCCGACACAAGCAAGGCCATCTACGGCAAGGCCGCCCGGGAATACCTGACCAACACCGGCAGACTGCCCGGCATCAAGCCCCGCCTGGTGGAAGTGGCCACCGTGCCCCAGGTCTTCTCCTATCTGGCCACCAACGAGGTGGACATGGGCTTCATCAATCTGACCCATGCCTTGAACGTCAAGGACAAGCTGGGCGGCTACAAGGTTCTGGACGAGAAGGACTACTCCCCCATCAGCATCATCGCGGCCATCCTGACCTCCGCCCCGAACAAGGACAAGGCGCAGGCGTTCCTCGACTTCGTCAAGACGGACGAGGCCCAGGCCATAGTCAGGGCTAACGGCCTCTAG